CGACCGGTTGCTGGAGATTACCGGAACCCTTTCCTCGCGGGAGAAGACCGACCAGTTTCTCGACAAGATGGATCTCGAAAGGGAACGCGGCATTACCATCAAGGCTCAGGCGGTGCGACTCAGTTATCGGGCCGACGATGGCAGGGAATACATCCTCAACCTGATCGATACGCCGGGGCATGTCGATTTCACCTATGAGGTCAGCCGCTCCCTGTCCGCCTGCGAGGGGGCTCTGCTTGTAGTGGACGCCTCACAGGGGGTAGAAGCCCAGACTCTGGCCAATGTCTACCTGGCGATCGATCAGAATCTTGAGGTCTTCCCGGTGCTCAACAAGATCGATCTGCCGAGCGCCGAACCGGAGCGAGTGAAGGCCGAGATCGAGGAAATCATCGGCCTCGATACCTCAGATGCCGTGGTGGCGAGCGCCAAGGCCGGAATCGGTATCCATGAGATCCTTGAGGCCATCGTTCAGAAGGTTCCGCCCCCGGGAGGCGATCCCCAAGCGCCACTTAAGGCCTTGATTTTCGACTCCTGGTACGACTCCTACCAGGGGGTCATCATTCTGGTGCGAATCATCGACGGCACCCTGAAAAAGGGCGAGAAAATCCAGCTGATGGCCAACCGCAAGAGCTATGAGGTACTCAAGGTCGGCGTCTTTTCCCCGCATCCTGTCGAGATTTCCGAACTTACCGCGGGGGAGGTCGGTTTTGTCATTGCCGGTATCAAGGTCGTAGCTGACGCCAAGATCGGCGACACCATCACCCACCTGCATCGCCCCACCGCTGCGCCCCTGGCCGGTTTCAAAGAGGTGAAGCCGATGGTTTTTTCCGGCCTTTACCCCATCGATACCAACGAATACGATTCCTTGCGCGACGCTCTCGAAAAATTGCGCCTGAACGACGCCTCCTTTTCCTTCGAGCCGGAAAACTCTTTGGCGCTCGGTTTTGGCTTCCGTTGCGGCTTTCTCGGGTTGCTCCATATGGAAATCATCCAGGAGCGGTTGGAGCGCGAATTCGGCGTCAATCTGATCACGACGGCGCCGACGGTCGTTTACAAGGTCACCACGGTGAAAGGTGAGCTAATCCGTGTGGAGAGCGCCAACAAGCTCCCTGACGTTCAGTACATAGAGCAGATCGAGGAACCCTTCATCCTGGCGTCCATTCATGTCCCTAACGAGTTCGTTGGCGCAGTCCTGGCATTGTGCGAGGAGAAGCGCGGCATTCAGCGGGAAATCCGTTATCTGACCGCGAACCGGGTCATGGTGGTTTACGAGCTGCCGCTTAACGAGATCGTCCTCGACTTCTATGATCGTCTCAAGTCGATCACCCGCGGCTACGCTTCCCTCGACTACGAGCATCTCGATTATCGCCTGAGTGATCTGGTGCGTCTCAACGTTCTGATCAACGGTGACCTGGTCGATGCCCTCTCCCTGATCGTTCACCGCGACAAATCCCAATTCCGCG
This region of Desulfuromonadales bacterium genomic DNA includes:
- the lepA gene encoding translation elongation factor 4, encoding MDQRLIRNFSIIAHIDHGKSTLADRLLEITGTLSSREKTDQFLDKMDLERERGITIKAQAVRLSYRADDGREYILNLIDTPGHVDFTYEVSRSLSACEGALLVVDASQGVEAQTLANVYLAIDQNLEVFPVLNKIDLPSAEPERVKAEIEEIIGLDTSDAVVASAKAGIGIHEILEAIVQKVPPPGGDPQAPLKALIFDSWYDSYQGVIILVRIIDGTLKKGEKIQLMANRKSYEVLKVGVFSPHPVEISELTAGEVGFVIAGIKVVADAKIGDTITHLHRPTAAPLAGFKEVKPMVFSGLYPIDTNEYDSLRDALEKLRLNDASFSFEPENSLALGFGFRCGFLGLLHMEIIQERLEREFGVNLITTAPTVVYKVTTVKGELIRVESANKLPDVQYIEQIEEPFILASIHVPNEFVGAVLALCEEKRGIQREIRYLTANRVMVVYELPLNEIVLDFYDRLKSITRGYASLDYEHLDYRLSDLVRLNVLINGDLVDALSLIVHRDKSQFRGRELVAKMKEFIPRQQYEVAIQAAIGNKVIARETVKALRKDVTAKCYGGDITRKRKLLEKQKEGKKRMKQVGNIELPQEAFLAILKVKEQK